One window of Quercus robur chromosome 5, dhQueRobu3.1, whole genome shotgun sequence genomic DNA carries:
- the LOC126728920 gene encoding uncharacterized protein LOC126728920, giving the protein MGITNVLCQALQQHSQDLLNVMQLVSITKSLIQKLRDDGWEPLLASVISFCEQHEIDIPDMNARYTKGRGRYCRQDVDLTMEHHFRIGIFTVAIDFQLQELKSRFCELTMELVILSSALNPKDAFRLFKIVHICNLVKKYHPQDFTEHEQELLVSQLQHYELDVIKHPNFQNMSTISELCRGLKISGKSKIYFLIDRLICLALTLPVSTATTERAFSAMKLLKTRLCNRMEDELLADNMKVYIEKEIVGNFTIEMIMNEFYSMKNRRQA; this is encoded by the coding sequence ATGGGAATTACTAATGTTctttgtcaagctttgcaaCAACATTCTCAAGACCTTTTAAATGTTATGCAATTAGTTTCAATTACAAAATCACTTATTCAAAAGTTGAGAGATGATGGATGGGAGCCTTTACTTGCTAGTGTTATATCATTTTGTGAGCAACATGAAATTGATATTCCTGATATGAATGCTCGTTACACTAAAGGTCGAGGTAGATATTGTCGTCAAGATGTCGATTTAACAATGGAACATCATTTTAGAATTGGCATATTTACAGTTGCAATAGACTTTCAATTGCAAGAATTGAAAAGTAGATTTTGTGAGCTAACAATGGAACTTGTCATTCTTAGTTCAGCTTTAAATCCCAAGGATGCTTTTAGATTATTCAAAATTGTTCATATATGCAATTTGGTTAAGAAATATCATCCTCAAGATTTCACTGAACATGAACAAGAACTTTTGGTGTCTCAATTGCAACATTATGAGCTTGATGTGATAAAACATCCAAATTTTCAGAATATGAGTACAATTTCCGAGCTATGTAGGGGATTAAAAATTTCAGGAAAgtctaaaatctattttttgattgatagaCTTATTTGTCTTGCGTTGACCCTTCCAGTTTCTACAGCAACTACAGAACGAGCTTTCTCAGCTATGAAGTTGTTAAAAACAAGACTTTGCAATAGAATGGAGGATGAGCTTTTGGCAGATAATATGAAAGTTTATatagagaaggaaattgtaGGGAATTTCACTATAGAGATGATAATGAATGAAttttattccatgaaaaatcGTCGTCAGGCATGA